DNA sequence from the Pseudomonas tritici genome:
ATTCACTTCTGGCTTACCAAACAGACGCAACGCCGTATCCGGTTCGCTCAACGCCGCACCGAGGTTGGCAAACGCCGTCTGGGTCGACTGCCCTTCCACTAGGATCACCGCCGAAGCCGAAGGCCCGAACTGACGGATCAACGGAATCGGCAAGCCCAGGATTGCGCGAGCGTGCAGCGCGAACTGCGACAAGTCCTGAGAAATCAGGGTCACCAAGCCCGTGTCATGCGGACGCGGCGATACTTCGCTGAACCACACCTGATCACCCTTGATGAACAACTCCACGCCAAACAGGCCACGGCCCCCAAGGGACTCGGTCACGGCCTTTGCAACGCGCTCGGATTCGGCCAGCGCAATCGGGCTCATGGCCTGCGGCTGCCAGGATTCCTGGTAGTCGCCCTTCTCCTGACGATGGCCAACCGGTGCACAGAACGTGGTGCCACCGACGTGACGCACCGTCAGCAAGGTGATTTCGTAGTCGAAGTCGATAAAGCCTTCGATGATCACCCGGCCCTTACCGGCACGTCCGCCTTCCTGGGCGTAATCCCAGGCTTTCTGCACGTCGTCAGCGCTGCGCAACAGGCTCTGGCCCTTGCCCGACGAACTCATCACCGGCTTGACCACACACGGGAAACCCAGGTCCTGCACGGCCTTGCTGTAGTCCTCGAAAGTATCGGCGAAGTGGTACGGCGAGGTCGGCAGGTCCAGCTCTTCGGCGGCCAGGCGACGGATGCCTTCGCGGTTCATGGTCAGCGAGGTGGCACGCGCGGTCGGGATCACGGTAAAGCCTTCGGCTTCCAGCTCCACCAGAGTGGCGGTGGCGATGGCCTCGATTTCCGGCACGATAAAGTCCGGCTTCTCGGCTTCGATCACAGCACGCAGGGCGGCACCGTCGAGCATGTTGATCACGTGGCTGCGATGCGCCACCTGCATGGCCGGCGCGTTGGCGTAGCGATCCACGGCAATCACTTCAACGCCCAGGCGTTGCAGTTCGATCACCACTTCCTTGCCCAGCTCACCGCAGCCACACAGCAAAACGCGGGTCGCGGTTGGCGACAATGGAGTTCCGATTCGGGTCATCTCAGGTCCTCAGGGGAGCGGATCATGGGGAGAAAGGCCGGCATTTTACATGAACTGTAAAAATTGGCCTCAGTTGGCGACGGCACGCTTGCGGATACGCCACGCCATGATCAGCCACACCACCGTGACGCCGGCAAATTTCGACACCAGTGCGGTACCCGCCACCGCTGGAGTGAGCGCGCCGATCAGGCCGAAAAAGATAAAGGTATCGAGGGGAATGCTCAGCGCCGAACTTATCCACAGGCGATCGTGGAGCGGGCGCTTGGTGATGCTGAACACCAGCCAGTCGATGCACTCGGAGACCGCAAACGCTGTGGCACTGGCCAGTGCGATAGAAGGGTCGGAGGTGATATACGACAGCACCAGCGCCGCCAGCATGGCGATGATCGCACCATGGCCAAAACGGGTTTGCACCATGTCGCGCAGGATAAATACCAGGCCGCCCCAGGCGGACCAGATGACATCCAGGTGCGGCGCGGTG
Encoded proteins:
- a CDS encoding VUT family protein, producing the protein MLFLIAYISSVVLINFAFSTAPHLDVIWSAWGGLVFILRDMVQTRFGHGAIIAMLAALVLSYITSDPSIALASATAFAVSECIDWLVFSITKRPLHDRLWISSALSIPLDTFIFFGLIGALTPAVAGTALVSKFAGVTVVWLIMAWRIRKRAVAN
- the purT gene encoding formate-dependent phosphoribosylglycinamide formyltransferase, yielding MTRIGTPLSPTATRVLLCGCGELGKEVVIELQRLGVEVIAVDRYANAPAMQVAHRSHVINMLDGAALRAVIEAEKPDFIVPEIEAIATATLVELEAEGFTVIPTARATSLTMNREGIRRLAAEELDLPTSPYHFADTFEDYSKAVQDLGFPCVVKPVMSSSGKGQSLLRSADDVQKAWDYAQEGGRAGKGRVIIEGFIDFDYEITLLTVRHVGGTTFCAPVGHRQEKGDYQESWQPQAMSPIALAESERVAKAVTESLGGRGLFGVELFIKGDQVWFSEVSPRPHDTGLVTLISQDLSQFALHARAILGLPIPLIRQFGPSASAVILVEGQSTQTAFANLGAALSEPDTALRLFGKPEVNGQRRMGVTLARDESIEAARAKATRASKAVVVEL